In Stigmatopora argus isolate UIUO_Sarg chromosome 17, RoL_Sarg_1.0, whole genome shotgun sequence, the following are encoded in one genomic region:
- the xkr9 gene encoding XK-related protein 9, translating into MLPKCFAQNCLSSGTGKLQTDLGYTKLRWLLTVVGLLLYFTDIWTDLGLSLKYLLDEDYIWSALTLAFVVAGLLVTQIFSHAWYEDDLDDALVDHRREAVAWGASRRTLVVIHLCGVGIFSRYYDLLKSSFGVVWLEKESLDKAERREVHYGLFCHATDLSMLKLFEAFLESVPQLLLQIYIIQDHGQASVLQYVSIIFSFFNIAWSLVDYRRCLRRSLPHVQEMPSGLPTAIYILYKLFTIGSHVLSYSLLLILSPYCVIALTAILWFLGTLWSHVLGTNFCTTRRHEIVYRIVVGFILTHTFFNVKGKDTKRDMAVYYIVYSFVNMASPLLLGSFKPEVQTEMFFQVISGLIIGGTALGIVFLLSYYRYLHPREKIRDGDEVDAIGNDIKTINRMSRFLVP; encoded by the exons ATGCTTCCCAAGTGCTTTGCGCAAAATTGTCTATCATCTGGCACTGGGAAGCTCCAAACTGACCTTGGGTACACCAAACTGCGATGGCTTCTGACCGTCGTAGGACTTCTACTCTACTTTACGGATATCTGGACGGATTTAGGACTATCTTTGAAGTACCTCCTGGATGAAGATTACATATGGTCAGCCTTGACGCTCGCTTTCGTCGTGGCAGGGCTGCTGGTCACTCAGATTTTCAGCCACGCCTGGTACGAGGACGACCTCGACGACGCCTTGGTCGACCATCGCCGAGAAGCCGTGGCGTGGGGAGCGTCCCGGCGGACGCTGGTGgtcatccacctgtgtggcgtcgGTATTTTCAGCAG GTACTATGACCTACTGAAAAGTAGCTTTGGTGTGGTCTGGCTGGAGAAGGAGTCTCTGGATAAGGCCGAGAGAAGGGAAGTGCACTATGGCCTGTTTTGCCACGCCACCGATCTGAGCATGCTTAAACTCTTCGAGGCGTTCTTGGAGAGTGTTCCCCAACTCCTGCTGCAGATCTACATCATACAAGACCACGGCCAGGCTTCGGTTTTGCAGT ATGTTTCCATAATCTTCTCCTTTTTCAACATCGCCTGGTCCCTGGTGGACTACCGCCGCTGCCTCCGTCGCTCCCTCCCTCACGTCCAGGAGATGCCGTCCGGCCTCCCCACCGCCATCTACATCCTCTACAAACTCTTTACCATCGGCAGCCACGTCCTCAGCTACAGCCTCCTTCTAATTCTCAGCCCTTACTGCGTAATAGCCTTAACAGCCATCTTGTGGTTCCTGGGAACCCTGTGGTCCCACGTCCTGGGCACCAACTTCTGCACCACCAGAAGGCACGAGATAGTCTACCGCATCGTGGTCGGCTTCATCCTGACGCACACCTTTTTCAACGTGAAAGGGAAGGACACCAAAAGAGACATGGCCGTGTACTACATCGTCTACTCGTTTGTCAATATGGCCTCGCCGTTGCTTTTGGGGTCTTTTAAACCGGAAGTGCAGACGGAAATGTTTTTCCAGGTGATCAGCGGGCTCATCATCGGCGGGACCGCCCTGGGAATAGTCTTCCTCTTGTCTTACTACCGATATTTGCACCCGAGGGAGAAGATACGGGACGGCGACGAGGTGGACGCCATTGGAAATGATATCAAGACGATCAACAGGATGAGTAGGTTTTTGGTCCCTTGA
- the tram1 gene encoding translocating chain-associated membrane protein 1 isoform X2, which yields MLVAIIMHAIIQEYVLDKINRKKHFSKTKHSKFNESGQLSAFYLFSFGWGASILLSENFLSNPSSLWESYPHMLMPLQVKFYYICQMGYWLHALPELYFQKTKKEDIPRQLVYVFLYLVHIASAYILNLNRLGLVLMVLHYFVELLFHVSRLIYFSNENRQLGFSVWAVLFVVGRLLTLSLTVLTVGFGLANASNQGFDLLTGNFNILFVRMTVLAGVCLTQAFMMWKFINFQLRRWREHASLQTLKKKQAPSKNKGKKERANGVNGVNSHAADSPRSRKVKSN from the exons ATGCTAGTAGCGATCATCATGCACGCCATCATCCAGGAGTACGTTCTTGAC AAAATCAATCGGAAAAAGCACTTCTCCAAAACCAAACACAGCAAGTTCAACGAGTCGGGCCAGCTCAGCGCTTTCTACTTGTTTTCCTTTGGCTGGGGTGCCAGCATCCTTCTCTCC GAGAACTTCCTGTCCAATCCCAGTTCGCTGTGGGAAAGCTACCCGCACATGCTCATGCC GCTCCAGGTGAAGTTCTACTACATCTGCCAGATGGGCTACTGGCTTCACGCACTTCCTGAACTTTACTTCCAGAAGACTAAAAAG GAGGACATACCTCGGCAGCTGGTTTACGTCTTCCTGTACCTGGTCCACATTGCCAGCGCCTACATTCTCAA tTTAAACCGCCTGGGTTTGGTCCTGATGGTGTTGCACTACTTTGTGGAGCTTCTCTTCCACGTCTCTCGCCTCATCTATTTCAGTAACGAGAACAGACAACTTGG CTTTAGCGTGTGGGCCGTCCTCTTCGTGGTGGGCCGACTCCTCACCTTGTCCCTCACTGTCCTCACGGTGGGCTTCGGCCTGGCCAACGCCAGCAACCAAGGCTTCGATTTGCTCACGGGAAACTTTAACATTCTTTTCGTGAG GATGACCGTGCTGGCCGGCGTGTGCTTGACGCAGGCCTTCATGATGTGGAAATTTATCAACTTCCAGCTGCGCCGTTGGAGGGAGCACGCCTCGTTGCAGACGCTCAAGAAGAAACAAGCGCCGTCCAAAAATaaaggaaagaaagagagag CTAACGGCGTCAACGGGGTCAACTCGCACGCCGCAGACTCGCCAAGATCACGGAAAGTGAAGTCCAATTAA
- the tram1 gene encoding translocating chain-associated membrane protein 1 isoform X1 has product MGIRKKSTKSPPVMSHEFIIQNHADIVSCVAMVFLLGLMFEVTSKFAVLFITVQYNVTISTNGPEETPINHFHHGIKDLATVFFYMLVAIIMHAIIQEYVLDKINRKKHFSKTKHSKFNESGQLSAFYLFSFGWGASILLSENFLSNPSSLWESYPHMLMPLQVKFYYICQMGYWLHALPELYFQKTKKEDIPRQLVYVFLYLVHIASAYILNLNRLGLVLMVLHYFVELLFHVSRLIYFSNENRQLGFSVWAVLFVVGRLLTLSLTVLTVGFGLANASNQGFDLLTGNFNILFVRMTVLAGVCLTQAFMMWKFINFQLRRWREHASLQTLKKKQAPSKNKGKKERANGVNGVNSHAADSPRSRKVKSN; this is encoded by the exons ATGGGTATCCGAAAAAAGAGCACCAAGAGCCCGCCGGTGATGAGCCACGAGTTCATCATCCAGAACCATGCCGATATTGTATCCTGCGTTGCTATGGTGTTCCTCCTCGGGCTCATGTTCGAG GTCACATCCAAATTTGCAGTGTTGTTCATCACAGTCCAGTACAATGTCACCATCTCAACAAACG GCCCCGAGGAGACCCCCATCAACCACTTCCACCACGGCATCAAAGACCTAGCCACCGTCTTCTTCTACATGCTAGTAGCGATCATCATGCACGCCATCATCCAGGAGTACGTTCTTGAC AAAATCAATCGGAAAAAGCACTTCTCCAAAACCAAACACAGCAAGTTCAACGAGTCGGGCCAGCTCAGCGCTTTCTACTTGTTTTCCTTTGGCTGGGGTGCCAGCATCCTTCTCTCC GAGAACTTCCTGTCCAATCCCAGTTCGCTGTGGGAAAGCTACCCGCACATGCTCATGCC GCTCCAGGTGAAGTTCTACTACATCTGCCAGATGGGCTACTGGCTTCACGCACTTCCTGAACTTTACTTCCAGAAGACTAAAAAG GAGGACATACCTCGGCAGCTGGTTTACGTCTTCCTGTACCTGGTCCACATTGCCAGCGCCTACATTCTCAA tTTAAACCGCCTGGGTTTGGTCCTGATGGTGTTGCACTACTTTGTGGAGCTTCTCTTCCACGTCTCTCGCCTCATCTATTTCAGTAACGAGAACAGACAACTTGG CTTTAGCGTGTGGGCCGTCCTCTTCGTGGTGGGCCGACTCCTCACCTTGTCCCTCACTGTCCTCACGGTGGGCTTCGGCCTGGCCAACGCCAGCAACCAAGGCTTCGATTTGCTCACGGGAAACTTTAACATTCTTTTCGTGAG GATGACCGTGCTGGCCGGCGTGTGCTTGACGCAGGCCTTCATGATGTGGAAATTTATCAACTTCCAGCTGCGCCGTTGGAGGGAGCACGCCTCGTTGCAGACGCTCAAGAAGAAACAAGCGCCGTCCAAAAATaaaggaaagaaagagagag CTAACGGCGTCAACGGGGTCAACTCGCACGCCGCAGACTCGCCAAGATCACGGAAAGTGAAGTCCAATTAA
- the LOC144091936 gene encoding uncharacterized protein LOC144091936: MAKSSAESDSFIKWKNRKLVDKTREFNNLWTGDIQARNERLQASSAKYRVLEEKLDAVNKEKAELLSQHKIYEAKIFLLTKKKAILENQVNNVKGLEAKMKERVLVLEESEVKFEARLSAQAEEFEENLKKAKEEMYRQFRNKELALQGKTEAQSVQLQNMEKRVQEMKNANKKLKVELGRLNQQNEQDREKHQKKTAKMEFDFQLDIRTAKMKNKVMTDRVETLLTTSENKVKENERLREKLERRFVEVEKRRTEQCDTLLQVETLTEKLQREQKRTASLTERVTRMEKEVEAMWNKYEIEQKAHGFTKKHSGMILRKHRDLTEKIKFLDHRVKSQQVNIQKLESGVSAKSAFIRNLSQDIEASLSLLHDPKKLIKEITRIKGILFAEVKESQSVEPAEILVRNVSAQKAKFDRYEATINNLRRQLEQRELALLHHIEKIEKPRSQLIQIVNEQRRDLSKVKSKLNQARHTLREVNSYLPEKVQSWVDGRLLGVLATATPKK, encoded by the coding sequence ATGGCCAAATCCAGCGCGGAGTCCGACTCCTTTATCAAGTGGAAGAACAGGAAGCTGGTGGACAAAACCAGGGAATTTAACAACTTGTGGACCGGCGACATCCAGGCGCGGAATGAAAGGCTGCAGGCGTCGAGCGCCAAGTACCGCGTCCTGGAAGAGAAACTGGACGCGGTCAACAAGGAGAAAGCCGAATTGCTGTCGCAGCACAAAATCTACGAGGCCAAAATCTTCCTGCTGACCAAAAAGAAGGCCATCTTGGAGAACCAGGTCAATAACGTGAAGGGACTAGAGGCCAAGATGAAAGAGAGGGTCTTGGTTTTGGAAGAGTCGGAGGTCAAGTTCGAGGCCAGGCTGTCGGCCCAAGCCGAGGAGTTCGAGGAAAACCTCAAGAAGGCCAAGGAGGAGATGTACCGCCAGTTCCGCAACAAGGAGTTGGCGCTCCAAGGCAAGACGGAGGCGCAGAGCGTTCAGCTGCAGAACATGGAGAAGCGCGTCCAGGAAATGAAGAACGCCAACAAAAAGCTGAAGGTGGAACTGGGCCGCCTCAATCAACAGAACGAGCAGGACCGCGAAAAGCACCAGAAGAAGACGGCCAAAATGGAGTTCGACTTCCAGCTGGACATACGGACGGCCAAGATGAAGAACAAGGTCATGACGGACAGAGTGGAGACCCTGCTGACCACCTCGGAGAACAAGGTCAAGGAGAACGAGAGGCTGCGGGAGAAGCTGGAGAGGAGGTTCGTCGAGGTGGAGAAACGGCGGACGGAACAGTGCGACACTTTGCTTCAGGTGGAGACCCTGACGGAGAAGCTGCAAAGGGAGCAGAAGCGAACGGCGTCCTTGACGGAACGCGTGACGCGGATGGAGAAGGAAGTGGAGGCCATGTGGAACAAGTACGAAATCGAGCAGAAGGCTCACGGCTTCACCAAAAAGCACTCGGGCATGATTCTGCGCAAACACAGAGACCTGACCGAGAAGATCAAGTTCCTGGACCACCGCGTCAAGAGTCAGCAGGTCAACATCCAGAAACTGGAGTCGGGGGTCTCGGCCAAGTCCGCCTTCATCCGGAACCTCAGCCAGGACATCGAGGCGTCCCTGTCGCTGCTCCACGACCCCAAGAAGTTGATCAAGGAGATCACCCGCATCAAAGGCATACTGTTCGCCGAAGTCAAGGAATCGCAATCGGTGGAGCCCGCCGAAATCCTGGTCCGGAACGTCAGCGCGCAGAAGGCCAAGTTCGACCGCTACGAGGCCACCATCAACAACCTACGCCGGCAGCTGGAGCAGAGGGAGCTGGCCCTGCTGCATCACATCGAGAAGATCGAGAAGCCCCGCAGTCAACTCATACAGATCGTCAACGAACAGCGGCGGGATCTCTCCAAAGTCAAGTCCAAGTTGAACCAGGCCAGGCACACCTTGCGGGAAGTCAACAGCTACCTGCCGGAGAAGGTCCAGTCCTGGGTGGACGGGAGGCTCCTTGGGGTGCTGGCCACCGCCACTCCTAAAAAATAG